From a region of the Podarcis muralis chromosome 16, rPodMur119.hap1.1, whole genome shotgun sequence genome:
- the LOC114587154 gene encoding L-serine dehydratase/L-threonine deaminase-like, with protein sequence MASSKPFHVVTPLRVSSHLSKLAGTKVYLKLENTQPTCSFKIRGIGNFCKSWAEKRCQQFVCASAGNAGLAAAYSAKQLGIPAIIFVPQSTPAITMERMEDEGATVCMQQTLEECQNIAKEMAKRCSNLTYVPPFDDPLIWEGHKTMVTEMKEQMESTPGAIILSVGGGGMLCGVIQGLREVGWDNVPIIAMETCGAHSLNASLEEKKLVTLPKITSIATTLGAATVAEEALKLAQEHPVISQVVNDSDAVAAVGRFLDEERMLVEPACGASLAAIYCELTKTLQKDGKLPNELESIVIIVCGGNNITMEELDCLKEQLSSDNGDLVECELAMATWNNPCNIFAASLQKSMGACAH encoded by the exons ATGGCCTCCTCCAAGCCCTTCCATGTGGTCACTCCGCTGCGGGTCAGCTCCCACCTCTCCAAATTGGCTGGTACCAAGGTCTACCTGAAGCTCGAAAATACCCAACCCACTTGCTCCTTTAAGATACGAGGCATAGGGAACTTCTGCAAATCG TGGGCCGAAAAACGCTGCCAGCAGTTTGTCTGTGCCTCAG CGGGAAATGCCGGTCTTGCCGCTGCCTACTCTGCAAAACAGTTGGGGATCCCGGCTATCATCTTTGTGCCCCAATCCACACCAGCTATAACTATGGAGCGCATGGAAGATGAGGGAGCCACGGTATGCATGCAACAG ACACTGGAGGAATGCCAAAACATAGCCAAGGAAATGGCAAAGAGATGCTCTAACTTGACCTACGTGCCTCCGTTCGATGACCCTCTCATCTG GGAAGGGCACAAGACCATGGTCACAGAGATGAAGGAGCAGATGGAGTCCACACCTGGAGCAATAATTCTCTCTGTTGGAGGGGGCGGCATGCTCTGTGGGGTGATCCAGGGCCTCCGCGAGGTGGGCTGGGACAACGTACCCATCATCGCCATGGAGACCTGCGGAGCCCACAGTCTGAATGcttccttggaagaaaagaagCTGGTGACACTGCCCAAAATTACCAG CATTGCTACCACGCTTGGGGCAGCTACTGTGGCAGAGGAAGCTTTGAAGCTGGCGCAAGAGCACCCTGTCATATCACAGGTTGTCAACGACTCTGACGCAGTGGCAGCCGTCGGGAGGTTTCTGG ACGAGGAGAGGATGCTGGTGGAGCCGGCGTGCGGGGCGTCCTTGGCAGCCATCTACTGCGAGCTGACCAAAACGCTGCAAAAGGATGGTAAACTCCCCAACGAGCTGGAATCCATAGTCATCATTGTGTGCGGCGGCAACAACATCACCATGGAGGAACTGGATTGCTTGAAGGAGCAGCTGTCCTCGGATAACGGTGATCTCGTGGAGTGCGAGCTTGCCATGGCAACATGGAACAATCCATGCAACATTTTCGCGGCTTCGCTCCAAAAATCCATGGGGGCGTGTGCTCATTAA